A genomic segment from Terriglobia bacterium encodes:
- a CDS encoding response regulator, translating into MRPALLVAEHEPDSALSTRKLLLETAKFNVITAHSMPEAKEAMHLMGSGIAGLVVTSSLGPENDCATLAKAFKEEKPESPVIYLSPTGFQECRWADHQLSTYEPEKLLDLVRELFGDPRTSEPPTKGPPPKGKK; encoded by the coding sequence ATGAGACCTGCCCTCCTCGTTGCTGAACACGAACCCGACAGTGCCCTTTCCACGCGAAAGCTACTGCTGGAAACCGCCAAGTTCAATGTCATCACTGCACATTCCATGCCGGAAGCCAAGGAAGCGATGCACCTGATGGGGTCGGGCATTGCTGGTCTCGTTGTGACCTCCAGCCTCGGGCCCGAGAACGATTGCGCTACGCTGGCAAAAGCATTTAAGGAGGAGAAACCCGAGTCGCCGGTCATCTATCTAAGCCCTACTGGTTTCCAGGAGTGCCGCTGGGCCGATCACCAACTCTCCACCTACGAACCGGAGAAATTGCTCGATCTGGTGCGCGAGTTATTCGGTGATCCACGGACTTCGGAGCCTCCAACTAAAGGGCCGCCTCCTAAGGGCAAGAAGTGA
- the pstS gene encoding phosphate ABC transporter substrate-binding protein PstS: MKALHRTLLCTASFAVLLLLVACNSSNKSGVVSPNANGNPNKITGAGSTFVYPVMSRWIADYQKANPNIQINYQSIGSGGGIQQLKKGLVDFGASDAALNDQQLKEMPPIMQIPESAGPVCITYNIPELKEPLKLTPAALAGIYLGTIKNWHDKEIASANPGVKLPSSPMVVAHRSDGSGTTNIFTNYLAAVSPEWKSKVGAGISVGWPVGLGGKGSEGVTGIVKQNPGGIGYVELTYAEENHLPVALMRNAAGQWVPPTAEAATAAINAYSAELAKDTRIPIVNPPASAKDAYPISGLTYLLVPTQPKNVERGDNVKKFIQYVITDGQSQAVNLHYAKLPQSLIDLDQKMLGGQAAGEK; this comes from the coding sequence ATGAAAGCCTTGCATCGCACGCTGTTATGTACAGCGAGCTTCGCTGTTCTCCTCTTGCTCGTCGCCTGTAATTCGAGCAACAAATCCGGTGTTGTTTCTCCCAACGCGAATGGGAATCCCAATAAGATCACCGGCGCTGGAAGCACGTTCGTTTATCCCGTGATGTCGCGCTGGATTGCCGATTACCAGAAGGCGAATCCGAACATTCAGATTAACTATCAGTCGATCGGTTCCGGCGGCGGAATCCAGCAGTTGAAGAAAGGCCTCGTCGATTTCGGGGCCAGCGATGCCGCGCTTAACGATCAGCAACTGAAGGAAATGCCGCCGATCATGCAGATTCCCGAGAGTGCTGGCCCGGTCTGCATCACTTACAACATTCCTGAACTGAAAGAACCGTTGAAGCTGACTCCGGCAGCGCTCGCCGGAATTTACCTGGGTACGATCAAGAACTGGCACGACAAGGAGATTGCGTCGGCTAATCCTGGTGTGAAGTTGCCGAGTTCACCGATGGTTGTCGCGCATCGCTCTGATGGCAGCGGCACGACCAATATCTTCACCAATTACCTTGCGGCTGTCAGCCCAGAGTGGAAGAGCAAAGTGGGCGCGGGAATTTCCGTGGGCTGGCCGGTAGGTCTCGGCGGGAAGGGAAGTGAAGGCGTGACCGGGATCGTGAAGCAGAACCCCGGTGGAATTGGCTACGTTGAGCTGACCTATGCCGAGGAGAATCACCTCCCGGTGGCATTGATGAGGAATGCCGCGGGACAGTGGGTTCCGCCGACTGCTGAAGCGGCCACCGCGGCAATTAACGCTTATTCCGCGGAACTCGCCAAGGACACCCGCATCCCGATCGTCAATCCTCCGGCATCTGCGAAGGACGCATATCCGATCTCAGGCCTCACGTACCTGCTGGTTCCGACGCAACCGAAGAACGTGGAGCGCGGTGATAACGTGAAGAAGTTTATCCAGTACGTCATCACCGACGGGCAGAGCCAGGCCGTGAACCTGCACTACGCCAAGCTGCCACAATCGCTGATCGATCTCGACCAGAAGATGCTCGGCGGACAGGCGGCAGGAGAGAAGTAA
- a CDS encoding proline--tRNA ligase: MHRWSQLFIPTLREAPADAEVASHKFLLRAGYVRQLAAGIYSYLFLGQRTILKITKIVREEMDKIGQEFFLPSLNPREIWEASGRWSVMGDNMFRLKDRKGADLCLGMTHEEVMTDIARKELRSYKQLPQIWYQIQTKFRDEPRPKSGLLRVRQFTMKDAYSFDIDAAGLDVSYEKHYDTYKAIFKRCGLDFVAVEAHSGAMGGSQSHEFMVYTDAGEDLVASCAKCGYAANLEKATSRLEPVQELEGGDKPEEIHTPNIKTIDELSNFLKISPKNQMKTLCFMAVNENAPEGQPKFIPVVIFVRGDHTLNEAKLATTVPGAEFRPMHPEEVSAIFGAFGGSLGAIGSESFQYRGVKAKVFLDLALRERRNLVTGANKEDYHLRNITPGHDFRVEDTQWADFRNVQAGEGCPDCGEPLKVAKAVEIGHIFKLGYKYSESMGARVLDKDGKEVTPIMGSYGIGIERILTSSIEQNHDDDGFWLPPNVAPFQVVVVPTNVKDELVSKTAEEIAVRLEGAGYDVVLDDRDERPGVKFKDADLVGIPFRVTVGKKVSEGKVEVFRRSTRATQDANIAEIVGVMQSLYRPDASH; encoded by the coding sequence ATGCATCGTTGGTCACAGCTCTTTATTCCCACTCTTCGCGAGGCACCCGCCGACGCTGAAGTTGCCAGCCATAAATTTCTTCTCCGCGCCGGATACGTGCGTCAGCTTGCCGCCGGCATTTACTCCTACCTCTTCCTCGGTCAGCGCACCATTTTGAAGATCACGAAGATCGTGCGCGAGGAGATGGACAAGATCGGCCAGGAATTCTTCCTTCCCTCGCTAAACCCGCGCGAGATATGGGAAGCCAGCGGCCGCTGGTCGGTCATGGGCGACAACATGTTTCGCCTGAAGGATCGCAAGGGCGCCGATCTCTGCCTCGGCATGACTCACGAAGAGGTCATGACCGATATCGCCCGCAAAGAACTACGCAGCTATAAGCAGTTGCCCCAGATCTGGTATCAGATCCAAACCAAGTTCCGCGACGAGCCTCGTCCCAAGTCCGGCCTGCTGCGCGTGCGCCAGTTCACGATGAAGGACGCTTATTCGTTCGACATCGATGCCGCCGGACTCGACGTCAGCTACGAGAAGCACTATGACACCTATAAGGCGATCTTCAAGCGCTGCGGCCTCGACTTTGTCGCCGTCGAAGCACACTCAGGAGCAATGGGTGGTTCGCAGTCCCACGAGTTCATGGTGTACACCGACGCCGGTGAAGACCTCGTGGCAAGTTGCGCAAAGTGCGGTTACGCCGCCAATCTCGAAAAAGCAACGTCGCGTCTCGAACCCGTGCAGGAACTGGAGGGCGGCGACAAGCCTGAAGAGATTCACACTCCGAATATCAAGACGATCGACGAGCTTTCGAATTTCTTGAAAATCTCGCCCAAGAATCAAATGAAGACTTTGTGCTTCATGGCAGTTAATGAGAATGCGCCCGAGGGACAACCGAAGTTCATTCCCGTCGTCATTTTCGTCCGTGGAGATCACACCCTGAACGAGGCCAAGCTTGCCACGACAGTTCCTGGAGCCGAGTTCCGCCCCATGCATCCGGAAGAGGTTTCGGCGATCTTTGGCGCTTTTGGGGGATCACTAGGGGCCATTGGCTCGGAGAGCTTCCAATACCGGGGTGTGAAGGCAAAAGTCTTCCTGGATCTTGCTTTACGCGAGCGCCGGAACTTGGTAACAGGAGCAAACAAAGAGGATTACCACCTCCGTAATATCACACCCGGACACGATTTCAGGGTAGAAGATACACAGTGGGCCGACTTCCGGAACGTACAGGCCGGGGAGGGATGTCCTGACTGCGGCGAGCCACTTAAGGTGGCAAAGGCCGTGGAGATCGGGCACATCTTCAAGCTCGGCTACAAGTATTCGGAGTCGATGGGCGCGCGCGTACTCGACAAGGACGGCAAGGAAGTCACGCCGATCATGGGGAGCTACGGTATTGGCATTGAGCGCATCCTGACCTCGTCGATCGAACAGAATCACGATGACGACGGTTTCTGGCTGCCGCCAAACGTTGCGCCGTTCCAGGTCGTAGTGGTGCCCACGAATGTGAAAGACGAGCTGGTTTCGAAGACCGCGGAGGAGATTGCGGTGAGGCTCGAAGGTGCCGGGTATGACGTTGTGCTCGATGACCGTGACGAGCGCCCCGGCGTGAAATTCAAGGACGCGGATTTGGTCGGAATCCCGTTCCGGGTGACTGTTGGCAAGAAGGTTTCCGAGGGCAAGGTTGAGGTATTCCGTCGCTCGACACGTGCTACTCAGGATGCTAACATCGCCGAAATTGTAGGGGTGATGCAGAGCCTCTACCGCCCTGATGCAAGTCATTGA
- a CDS encoding MGMT family protein — MPLPRSMFADLLAQVRRVPRGKVATYGDIAYAAGYPGAARQVAWALHTSSSGLPWHRIVGADGKILLPAEGGFEQRMRLRAEGVEFIGLRVNMKVHRHAFFGKRQKKSRATKVSRLKPSR; from the coding sequence ATGCCTCTCCCTCGCTCCATGTTCGCGGATCTTCTCGCTCAGGTGCGGCGCGTCCCGCGCGGCAAGGTCGCAACTTATGGCGACATCGCGTACGCGGCGGGATACCCGGGTGCTGCACGGCAGGTTGCGTGGGCGCTGCACACTTCATCCAGCGGACTGCCGTGGCATCGCATTGTCGGAGCCGATGGCAAAATCCTTCTTCCCGCGGAAGGCGGTTTTGAACAGCGTATGAGGCTTCGCGCAGAAGGTGTTGAATTCATCGGACTACGCGTCAACATGAAGGTGCACCGGCATGCGTTCTTTGGAAAACGCCAAAAGAAGTCACGGGCCACCAAGGTCTCACGCTTAAAACCTTCGCGCTAA
- a CDS encoding KpsF/GutQ family sugar-phosphate isomerase produces MNSTGENVVRIEADALRRLADRIAGPMAHDFSRAVELLYCCAGRVVTTGMGKSGLIARKIAATLSSTGTPALYLHPAEALHGDLGMVARGDVVVALSSSGTTEEILELLPTLKRLGIPLISFTCDQLHPPNGSVSQLAQAAEIALDCSIDKEACSLGLAPTASTTTMLALGDALAVALSERRGFKEEDFANLHPGGKLGKRFSRVSAFMHTGGAIPRVAPETPMTEVIYEMSRKGLGVTTVVENGKVVGIVSDGDLRRLLEHRGKHVLDLTAGECMSRDPKTISADTFAAKALDILEQKKITSLVVVDSDGKLEGIVHLHDLWGTEMV; encoded by the coding sequence ATGAATAGCACCGGTGAAAACGTGGTTCGCATCGAGGCCGATGCCCTGCGTCGGCTGGCCGATCGTATTGCCGGTCCCATGGCGCATGATTTCTCGCGCGCCGTCGAGCTTCTCTATTGCTGCGCCGGTCGCGTAGTCACGACCGGGATGGGAAAGAGCGGCCTCATCGCACGGAAAATCGCGGCGACGCTCAGTTCGACCGGAACCCCCGCGCTCTACCTGCATCCCGCTGAAGCATTGCACGGCGATCTGGGCATGGTCGCGCGAGGGGACGTCGTCGTCGCCCTATCTTCGAGCGGCACCACGGAAGAAATCCTCGAGTTGTTGCCGACCCTGAAGCGGCTTGGAATCCCGCTCATCAGCTTCACGTGTGATCAACTCCATCCGCCGAACGGCAGCGTGAGCCAACTCGCGCAGGCGGCTGAGATTGCGCTCGATTGCTCGATCGACAAAGAAGCGTGCTCCCTCGGCCTCGCCCCGACAGCTTCGACGACGACCATGCTGGCCCTGGGTGATGCTCTTGCCGTCGCGCTCAGCGAGCGCCGAGGTTTCAAGGAAGAAGATTTTGCCAATCTTCATCCCGGCGGAAAGCTCGGCAAGCGCTTCTCCCGTGTGAGCGCCTTCATGCACACTGGGGGCGCCATTCCTCGCGTCGCACCGGAGACACCGATGACCGAGGTGATCTACGAAATGTCGCGCAAGGGGCTGGGCGTGACGACAGTCGTGGAGAATGGGAAAGTTGTCGGGATCGTGAGCGACGGCGATTTACGCCGCCTCCTGGAGCATCGCGGCAAGCACGTTCTTGACCTCACCGCCGGCGAATGCATGAGCCGCGATCCGAAGACAATCTCTGCGGACACGTTCGCCGCCAAGGCCCTGGACATCCTGGAACAAAAGAAGATCACGTCACTTGTGGTTGTCGATTCCGACGGGAAACTCGAAGGAATCGTGCACCTGCACGATCTCTGGGGAACCGAGATGGTCTGA